Part of the Mauremys mutica isolate MM-2020 ecotype Southern chromosome 1, ASM2049712v1, whole genome shotgun sequence genome is shown below.
ATTAGAAAGTGGGTTCACATCTAGCTGTGATGCTGCTTTCTTTCCTAACATCACTGCACACAAATCATTTAAATCTGGAGGTAGTAGTTTCTCTCCTATGTTGTGTGGCTTACCAGCTTTGGCAATGTGCAAAGCCACATAGTAAGAAGCCTAAGTAGCCTCTATGTTAACAGCTTTGTACACTTCAATGACATTTTTTTTGTTAACTCAATGAGCTTCCTCTGAAAAAATTTACAGGTTTATTCCTCAGTGGGTTTCCCATCCCATTTGTCCATATATTCTTCCCTCAAATTCATATACTTCCAAGGTATGTTTCACATCACATCTGCTCCACTTTGAGGCTGATTCCGACTATCCCATCCTCTACCTACTTAGGATGGGCTGTActgtcccagctgcagcctcTCCCTCTTCTGCCGCCTCCTGGTCTATAAGCACCCTCATTCCAATACAGTGGCTAGTTGCTCACCTGCTGCGGAGAAAGGGTGTCATGAAAAATTTCTCTCAAGATGGCTTCAGAGGACTGCTCCAAAGTACACTGTATTAGCAAATGTTTATATCTTCTACAAAACATAGGTCATAGTGACTCCTACTTGATAATATCAGAGGCATCTAGACCCAAGGTTTTCATACACTTATCTTCTTTCATTATCACTCATTTTACTAGTCTGTCCACTcttcccattctgattagcagaaactgacAGCTAGATTTTGACCTTGAATTTAAAAACCCTCAACAATAAGCTCTAGTAGGAAGTCCTTGATTCCGGCAGCAGCTTTCTTCTATTAGTACTTTCCAATGGAAACATTTGGTTTGTCCTCCAGACTTCCTGAAGTATTGGGCGTGGAAAACACAGGTAAATTTTAGTCACTGGATCATTGCACATGGGATAAAGAAGTTCAACACTGtagtttatttcttttctttggcTATATGAAAGTGCAGCTTTTGTTAGTTGAACTGATTAAGAACCATGTTCACACAGGGGTAATGGAAGGACACCCTACATCAGAAAGCTGCAGTATATTCTCTTAGTATGGAAGTCATGGAAAGGCCGAGAGACAGGGTGTGTGGAAAGTTCAATCTGAAGGGTGACACTGAAAGAGATCAAGTGATGGTGAGGGAGAAGGAACTTAGCAACAGAGAAAGCGGTGCTTGGTGACTGAGTGGTAAGACATTACGTGTGGGGAAATTTCAGACTATGAAATTCCACAATGTTGAGCTCAACAGAATTGTAAGAGAGCATCCTTGATTAACATGGAGATATCTCTTCCCAATCTTCTCATGCAGGTTTAAAGTCAGTGGCCCCAAGCAATCATCTTCTGCAGGTGTATTTGCCCATtttgtcacgaagctctttggttttgatcccataaatgatagggttgagcatAGGGGGGATGAGGAAGTGGAGGTTGCCCAAGATGATGTGAACGTGGGGAGCGATGCCCTGACCGAAGCGGTGTGTTATAgtggagaagaggaagaaagtACAAGACATCAACATGACACAGATGTGAGCTatgcaggtgttgagggcttttTGATGAGCTttcttggaggagattctgaggacaGCCCTGGTGATCAGACTATATGAGAAGGCAACGAGCAACAGGTCTAACCCTAAGACTACAAATGCTACCACCAAGCCGTACATCCTGTTGACTGTGATATCCCCACAGGACATCTTTGCTATAGCCATGTGTTCACAGTATGTATGGTGGATAACATTGCTGGCACAGAATGGCAGCCTGCtcaggagaagaggcaggggcagaatgaagagaacagctctTATCAAACCCAAAAGCCCTAGCTTAACTATTCTTGCACTGGTGATGATGGTGGCGTATCGTAGAGGTTTACATATGGCAACGTAGCGATCAAAGGCCATTGCCACGAGAATGGCTGACTGCATAACAGAAACCGCGTGAAGGaggaacatctgggtgaggcagccacccacAGTAATGCCATTCAAATTGAACCAGAATATACACAGGGCTTTTGGCATGACTGAGGTAGACGTGGCAATGTCTGTGAGCGCCAGCATGCAGATCAGCAGGTACATTGGCTTATGCAGGGTCTGCTCTTTGCCTACAACAAACAGAACCATGACATTTCCCAACAGGCCGATAATGTAGAacatagagaaagggatggaaatccagacgTGGGCAGCTTCCAGGCCAGAGATGCCAGCAAGGATGAATGTTGAAGGTCCAGGGCGGGAGAGGTTGAAAGCTGCCATAAGGTGGTTGATGCGTTGATCAGGCTAAAAAATGCTCAAGTTTCCTGTGAAGGGAGAGAAACACAGTGAGGGTCTTTAAACACTTTATAACAAATAGTTATTACAAATTTAGAATAGGGggtgagcagtgaggtggcaacatttacaGATGGCACCAGATTGTTTAAGTCACAGTCATGTCCAAAGAACTCCCCAGAAGGAGCTAGCCAAGTCAGGTAAATGGATGTCATGATGGCAGATGAATTTCCATATCAATAACTGCAACTTATATGGTCATTGGAGGGATAATCTTGAACTCTTCAAACACCTTACAAGGTTCTAATTTAACTGTATGAACTCAGGACAGGAATCTGGGTGTCATGGTATAGAGCTCTGTGAAAATCTGCTCAGAGTGCAAACATGGACAGAAACTGAGAAAAACATTGGGATCTGGGAGGAAATGGGATATAGAATCATACAGAAAATATAATGTCATGAGATCAGTCAgtcaatgtttctccctcctatGGACTCCTCTGTTTAGTACTGGGCACACTTCTCACCCACAGTATTGCAAAACTAGAGGTGTTCAGGCAAAGGCAATTAGAATGATCAAGGGCCCTGTGAAACTCATATGGAGAGAGGCTGAAAAAACTGGGGTTGTTACTTTACAAAGGAATTGAAGAAGATGAGACATAAGAAAAGTTTATAAAATACTGACTGGCAGAGGGGAAATGGAGAATGTGTTCTCCCAGTCTCATAACAAAAGAGCAAGAGGACATTCAATTAAACTGAAATGTGGCAAATTCGAAAGAGGTAAAAAAAGAATGCTTTCTCTGCTCGGTGCCTAATCAGACTGAGGAACTCCTTGCTACAAGAAGTAGTTCAGGCCATGAGCTAAGCAAGAATCAGGAAGGGTTTGGACATATATATGGATCGTGAACCTATCCAGTTTCAATAAttacagctaaataaatattttggaacGCCTAAGCCCACATGTTTCAGGGGACAAGCCAATCTCTAGCTGTTAGGCATCATGCTCATCTATGATATAGCACTCAACAGAAAGGGCATGGAACTACAAGGATTTTGGTGTTTAGGTATAAAGGCCTGCACATCTGGGAGATCATAGAAAATAATGTGTACAGgttactggttcagaccaatctGGATTGGTTGGTAAACTAGGCGGAAGCAAACAATTTGCGTTCTAATATAGTTATGTAGCTATCTACATCTAGGGACAAAGAATGTAGGCGATGCTTACATGATGTTGGACTCTGTGTGAAGTGCAATGACTCTGAACATGTTTTGGGGGTGTGAAGAAATAATTATCTAAACAAGAGCTCCCAGCGTGAGCCTGTGGCCAAAAGAaccaatgtgatccttggatgataACAAGGAGAATCTCAGGGGGacgtagagaagttattttacctcgtatttggcactggtgcaactgctgcaggAATCCTGTCTCCAGTTTGGTGTCCATGATGAAAGATGGATGTTGATacattgaagagggttcagagaagagtcacaagaattaCTAAATGatgagaaaacctgccttatactgacaaactcaaagagctcagtctatttactTTAACAAAGatggttaagggatgacttgataaCAGTAAGAACCTACACAGGGAACATATATGTAATAACAGGCTTTTCAGCCTCCATACAGAGGAGTAATGCGATGCAATGGCTGGACGTTGAAGTTAACGAAATTCTGACTGGGAATAAGGCACGCATTTTTAAATGGTGAGagtaaccattagaacaatttaccaaaggtatGTGGATTCCCTATCACTGAGAATTttgaaatcaaggttggatgtgaCACCTGGATCTGGGGTAcaactgagccctctgactcacaAGCCTGGCATCCCTCTCTCAATGTCCTGCTGAGACAAACTGTGAACTGCTCCTGGTACTACGCCTCCACCACCATCCGTACAGGAAGCTACCCTTCCAGCTGCAgatacatgcaggctctctgaccagtcACTGCATGAACCAAtaatagagaggctacagccaaaataaccacCAGCTCCCTAGCCTAGAGCCCCAGAGATGTATCGTCCTCCCCTGGTCCAAACCCCAACCAGTATGAATTTGTTACCCAGTTtgctcctccctcaatgtggggaGGACAATGCACATTTGTGGTAAACAAGCTGAGATTTGTCCCCCAGATACTTCACTTAAAGGCATCctgggtttagattaaaacataaaacaagttttattaactacaaaagataaattttaactgattataagggatagcaaatagatcaaagtagattacctagcaaataatcAAATATGTAAACTAAGTTTAGACTGACTATGAATTAACAGTTTCTCACTCTgggtgatgatacaagcagtctgGAACAATCTCAAGGCACAACCTATGTTTGCTTTGCTGCTTGGGTCTCTCAGGTTTCCAgatcctcttttttttccccaggtgtttccaggagtcctcTTATGTGAGGAATGAAGAACCACCCATGATGTCTCTCCCTGCCTTGAAAAAGTACAGGCATCCGAAAATGGAGTTCAGATTTACGTGGCCTGTTCACATGCCTCTCAGAAGAAAAATAAGCCACCCTGCCTTTCAAAAGGAGCCACCTAAAAGAAGCCAACCCCATTTTGCTTGGCATGGCTTTGCATACATAGCAACATCGATCAACCGCCAGTATAGCCATAATACCACCAGACCCCCTCCCGGTGGTGTACCGCACCACCAGACATGCCTCGAAGCCACTGACCAACAACAGTAGCACAGTGCCACTCCACTCCCCCACCCGGCTGGTGGAGCCCCCCCCAGCTTTTCTATCCCCTGCCCCCCATAACCGCCCCCCAGCCTGCATCCCCCTTGCCCCTCACATCCACACTGATAGATATCCCCCTGCTGGTGCAGGTGCAAAAACATCAGCAGAGATGCACCACCAGAAACACCACTAACCACAGCTGAACTTTTAatgataatatatatttttaaaagtaccaGCATTGCAGAACCAGCAGCCAGCCAAGTGCAGGGAAATGGCAAGCTGCTGCTGCGCAGCTCACCGGCCTTCTGCTATCAGTACCACCTCTgtaccaaaccaaccaacccaacTGTACCTAGTAGCCGAGGCAGAAGGCAGCCCGTGGAGTGAGAGTAGACACTGCAGAGAATGAACGCAATGCAGCAAGCAATCACATGCATCAATCTCATGGTCGTGACAATGACACTCAGGGGAGAAAGGAACCCAATTAATTACCCAAATCCAAGATCACTGAGCTTCCCGCTGGCAGGCTCCCATCCCGAGGCTCTTTTTTACCCCATTCGTCTATAGTGCCCTGTAAATTgggttgacctggactgtgggccGCTCCACATTGGCCCTGGAGACTGTCAATCTCCAGTTTCTTGGTTTTGGAGCAATTTTGCAAACGGGAGCCAATAATGCTTTCTGGTTCAGGGAAAGAAAGCAGCAGCCACTCCCAGAAGCCAAAAAGCAAGAAGGAAGCCACTTAAAAAATTATACCTGGTCTGCTAAAAACAAGTGGAAATActatcccaggggtaggcaacctatggcacgtgtgccgaaggtggaacgcaagctgattttcaatggcacactcacactgcctgggtcctggccaccggtccggggggctctgcattgtaatttaattttagatgaagcttcttaaacattttaaaaaccttatttactttacatacaacaatagtttagttatatattatagacttatagaaagagaccaactaaaaacgttaaaatgtatttctggaatgcgaaaccttaaattagagtgaataaatgaagacttggcacaccacttctgaaaggttgttgaCCCCGTACTATCCACTAGTTATAGgctgttctcaggaaggctcacaaAGTGTGAGATAAGTATCATTTAAGGTCAATTATATTCCCTAGTGGCTCAGTGACCTGAATAGGCCCATCCCAAACAGTTATccagactgaaagcatcttgcctagtgggcgttacccaggtgtagctacatttgaaatacagatatgttgtcaatattcataacttcagatacaaaaatgatacacgccTACACATGAAATTATCTTagaaaatcataacttttccaatgacgaCATACATGACTCACCTTGCATGAAATGCATTATAATTTGCTAATCGTGTCATAATAATATTACTaggaagaatatggggtgcagtgtcacaaacAGATCAATGGTTCTTTCCATCGATGGAAAGACTGAAGTTACATAATAATAACTAGAACAGTTGGAAACAAAACTGAGTCAAGTTGTGACACCCAGGCTGCAGTTCTGTGCCTTGCCAGGGAAACCCCCTTCCCCGCTCCCCGACACCCATCGAAAAGCACTCAGGGCCAGAAAAGTTCCCTGCACTGGCCTTGGACCAAGaatcacaaagaaaaaaataattttgcagtGCTTCCCACCTGTCCATGTACATGCCGCTCTGTGCCCCCACAGCACCCGGTGCTACTCACTCGTCCCTGCACACCCTCTGCCTGACCCATAACCTCCAGCGCTGTGCACCTCTCCATGtatatctccctccctccctgccacaacAACCCCCAGTGCTCCCTGCCTGTCCGTGTACACCCCATGCCTGCCCCCACAAACCCTAGCACTGCCTGCCTGGCACGTACATCCTGCGCACTGCCCCACAACCCCCAATGCAGGCCACTTGTCCATGTAGATCCCGCAACCCCATAACTTCCAGGCCCTGCCACACCATGATACACCTCATCCAGGCCTGAAACCAGGTGCCAGACCCCCACAGCGACAGCTCACACAAATATCTCCTCAGACTAGGTTCAATCAGTGTCTGACTGcaccagggaaaagggggagatcAGCCTGAACTACTTTTCTGCGGGCAAAGGGaaccccagcagcagctcagcctgtgcagcgaaggagagagggacagacccggcaggagggagagaggatgtGGAGACTAAAAGGAGCCAGTGTGAGTAACTCTTCCCCAAAATGACAGAGAGCTTTAACATATGACAGCCTGCTAGAAACCCAGACACACGTTCCTGAGGCTGCTGATGGGAGATAGTGTGAGGGACCATCTGTTTCAATGCAGTCCATGTCATGTTACAGTCTGAAACACACCTCCCCAGGAGGCCTTGTTACGCCGGTTTGGTCTACACATTAGGCAGGATGTGCATTCCCTATTTCACCTGATTTCAGGACTCCACGCCACTGTGATCTGGACACTGCATGTCCCCCGCACTCTCCGACATCCCCACCATTGTGTGTTCCTGGATCACCCCACTGAGATTTCCAACTCTCCCTCATTTCTGctaagttagaatcatagaatcatagaatagcagggttggaagggacctcagggggtcatctcgtccaaccccctgctcaaagcagaaccaattcccaactaaatcatctgagccaggggtttgtcaagcctgaccttacaaatctctaaggaaggagattccaccacatccctaggtaacccattctagtgcttcaccaccctcctagagaaaaagtttttcctaatttccaacctaaacctcccccactgcaacttgagaccattactccttgttctgtcatcaggtaccactgagaacagtctagatccatcctctttggaaccccctttaaagtagttgaaagcagctatcaaatcccccctcactcttctcttctgcagactaaacaatcccagttccctcagcctctcctcatacgtcatgtgctccagccccctaatcattttttgttgccctccgctggactctgcTTTTCTTTTTCCTGCCTTTTGCTGCTTCTCATCTTCCCCAGAACAGGAgatgcaggggcagggagagagagtagATCCTTCTCTCatcctgccaaaaaaaaaattatcctcATGATTTCAAACCTCTAAGCCTGTGAGTTTGATATTTCCTGTCAGCCCTTCTTTGGTCCAAATTGACTCCTCCATACATAGTGGCCACAGGACAACTCTAGTTGAAGTCATTGGAACCTTGTGGCTGGTGAAAATCAGGTGATTTATTTAAGTTCCTATATGTGGATTTGGAGTTTTGTTATTGATAACagtgggaccaagatttcactcTCCGTGTTTAACATTCCACTCCTGGCTGTGAAAATCGTGGCTTTGggttcagcaagagagagctcTGAAAGGGTCTGAAAGAAACCCCCAGTTTATGTGGTGTTCTGAGAGTGGTTATGAAAAATGTGGATTCCAAAACACATCCTTCTTGTGAACCTTCTGACAACTAAACTACTCTCAATACATTTGTAGTTCCAGTTTTAGCAGGTAAATTCCTTCCTGTGTCTGACAATACTAAACACTTCAAGTGACAGAACTGGAGAATTCCTGCCCAGATGATTTTTGGATTGAACCCTTGAACCCTTCATGAGCCCTTAGCACTAACTTTAATGCAGACACAGGCAACTCACCACAATCCTGCTCAGCAGAGAGTCGAAATCTTCTTATTGCGAGAGGAACGCAGAGCCTGGAGAATCAGTGTATGAATCTCAAACGTCTGACACTTGACGTGATGAGCAGCGACCTTTATGAGTCCGCTGTACAGTCCCTGCGGACCTGCAGGTTGCCCAAGGCTCCCAGACAATTCCCTCGGCTTCAACAGCAGTgggaagagcagaaaatagaccctggagaacttcagcctgagagcctcccctgggagtgATGAAATGATTTGCCGATCCGAGGGGTTCAGATTGTCAGGGCAAATTGAGCTTTGCAGGCTGTTCAGCCTAGCAATTGACGATGGCTGTCTTTTCTGTGTGTAATGTGCTGCCATCTGCACTATATATGGCAATGCTGCCACAAGATACAAGACTAAACCCCTTTTTCTATTGATCGTAGCAGCATACCGCTGAATACCACAAATGAAATTCTAATGTCCATTTCCTTAGTGTCCAAAAAGCTGGGAAGGCCAAATGACATGATCATGAATTGATGCAAGCCAAAGGACATGGAAAAGGCTTCCTTCCTCCAGGATTCTGGTATCAACAATATTTGCCAATGTGCTTTGTGACGTCTAAAGTGAATACATACTTGGCAGCTTCCAACAGTTGTAATAATTCATCGAATCTCTACATCAGATAAACATCAAATGTCAATACTGTGTTGATCTTTCAGAAATTGATGTAGAAATGGGTTGTGCTATCCTGGGTCAGAATTAACACAACTGTGTGATTCCTTCACCCGTCCCAGGCCAAAATGACCTGGAGTTCGTCTCACATGGAATCCTACATTTTACAAGTGAACAGCCATGGAGATTCCCGGAAATGTTGCCTAGAGGCCATTTCAGTGTGGTGGTATTTTAGGTAGGTGTGTCGTGGTGGGGTCATGGCATGGCGGTAAGGGAATCAAACAACTGCTATATCTGGATCTTTTCTTCGGGATACAGTTCCTCCTCCATACGTGTGTCACAGGGACAAATTTGGGCTCTGGAAGGTTCGTGTTTGATGGTTTGTCACTCCTGGaattcccccctcactcttctcgtCTGAAGacaaaataagcccagttccctcagcctctccttgtaagtcacatgccccagccccctgatcatttttgttgccctttgctggactctctcccattggtccacatcttttctgtagtgcggctcccaaaactggacacagtaatccaggtgtggcctccccagtgccgaataaaggggaataatcacttccctcgatctgctggcaatgctgctactaatacagcccaatatgacATTAGTCTTctgggcaacaagggcacactgttgccACTTATCCAGCTTCCTGTTcagtgtaatccccaggtccttttatgCAGAACtaccgcttagccagtcagtccccagcctgtagcagtgcatgggattcttccatcctaactgCATGACTCTGCACTTGTACATGTTGAAccacatcagatttttttttttggcccaatcctccaacttgtctaggtcattctggatCCTTCCCCACTGTGTCTACCCTCCCTCATATttgtgtcatccgtgaacttggtGGGGgtgtgatccatcccatcatccagataattaatgaagatgttgaacaaaccGGCCCCatgactgacccctggggcactccgcttgataccggatCCCAGCTAGACACCAAGCCGTTggtcactacccactgagcccgacgatctagccagctttctatccaccttatagtccattcatccagcgcatacttctttaacttgctggcaagaatactgtgggagacagtatcaaaagctttgctaaagtcaatatatatcacatccaccgctttacgaatatccacagagccagttatctcatcatagaaggcaatcaggttggcaggcatgacttgccctcaGTGAATCCATGTTGCCTGTTCCTGGTCACCTTCttttcctctaagtgcttcaaaattgattccttgaggacctgctccatgatttttccaaggactgaggtgaggctggacggcctgtagttccccagaatTGCTATTGTGCTATTGTGGGTTGTGCTATTGTGTGTCAGAAGTAGTAGTGTGGGGCTTCTCCACTCACTGCGCGATTCCTTCACCACTCCAAGGACCATAATGACATTTTATCCCACACTGAACAAGGGAACAGTCACGTTGTATCCCTAGTCTGTTGCCCGGGGGCCATTTCAGTGTGGTGGTTATTTAGGTAGCTCTGCCCTGCTGGGGTGAGAACACCACACTATAGAAATCAAACATCTGCTCCATGAGGATCTTATACTTAGACTACAGTCCCCCCCATGCTTGTGTCACAGGTGCCTGGGGGCCTAATTTGGACTTGAGAGGCTACGAGTGTGACGGGTTGTCACCTCCGGGGTGGGCTGCACCCCTCTAaccatccagctgggctggctccttttcacactgctttgctggtgatTCAGCCTCTCCAGATTCTGTTATCACCCAA
Proteins encoded:
- the LOC123377107 gene encoding putative olfactory receptor 52P1, yielding MAAFNLSRPGPSTFILAGISGLEAAHVWISIPFSMFYIIGLLGNVMVLFVVGKEQTLHKPMYLLICMLALTDIATSTSVMPKALCIFWFNLNGITVGGCLTQMFLLHAVSVMQSAILVAMAFDRYVAICKPLRYATIITSARIVKLGLLGLIRAVLFILPLPLLLSRLPFCASNVIHHTYCEHMAIAKMSCGDITVNRMYGLVVAFVVLGLDLLLVAFSYSLITRAVLRISSKKAHQKALNTCIAHICVMLMSCTFFLFSTITHRFGQGIAPHVHIILGNLHFLIPPMLNPIIYGIKTKELRDKMGKYTCRR